One Lachancea thermotolerans CBS 6340 chromosome F complete sequence DNA window includes the following coding sequences:
- the OPY1 gene encoding Opy1p (weakly similar to uniprot|P38271 Saccharomyces cerevisiae YBR129C OPY1 Protein of unknown function overproduction blocks cell cycle arrest in the presence of mating pheromone) — MDQNEDLKLLYTDTQHFNDVLISSFLFKKSSSSAATNKLASDHKQSAPGTSSPDIGGSHHWFMRGGFHKYWCVLRRGQFSYYKDKNERKPVDVIPADQVLDFRVRMDEYRLDFYTKQKTISFGSESQEVLRGWDAALQEFVSDRRRSSLPMRIYDSGNDENDNECICEDDDDDFEILSEAQPQDPEKERDRNVWSSFKVPDEDREFYAIYNPEQPKRVIQTGTLLCRVKKRLGRKTWKRVNAVLENTSLLIESVSSGRLYKKIDLNGVVDCVEDEKSRYDTGFAVITYDERTKFRAPSEQDTIEWIMNLKSCVLVRKKLEELKSLCEA; from the coding sequence ATGGATCAGAACGAAGACCTCAAGCTTCTATATACAGATACGCAGCATTTCAATGACGTACTGATTTCTTCgtttctcttcaagaagtcctCATCTAGTGCAGCTACTAACAAGCTCGCAAGCGATCACAAGCAATCCGCGCCAGGCACAAGTTCTCCAGATATTGGGGGCTCGCATCATTGGTTCATGCGAGGTGGGTTTCACAAATACTGGTGCGTCCTTAGAAGAGGGCAGTTCAGCTACTACAAAGACAAGAATGAAAGGAAGCCCGTAGACGTCATCCCAGCCGACCAAGTCCTTGACTTCCGAGTTCGAATGGACGAATACAGGTTAGATTTCTACACAAAGCAGAAAACTATCTCGTTTGGGTCGGAGTCACAAGAAGTTCTCCGAGGCTGGGATGCGGCTCTGCAGGAGTTCGTCTCAGATAGACGAAGGTCGTCATTACCAATGAGAATATACGATTCTGGAAATGATGAGAACGATAATGAATGCATATGtgaagatgacgatgatgatttTGAGATATTGTCAGAAGCCCAGCCTCAGGACCCAGAAAAGGAGCGCGACCGTAACGTTTGGTCATCCTTTAAAGTGCCTGATGAGGACCGGGAATTTTACGCAATTTACAATCCAGAGCAGCCAAAACGCGTAATTCAGACTGGAACTCTACTCTGCCGggtgaagaagagactTGGGAGGAagacttggaaaagagTCAATGCCGTTCTAGAAAATACCAGTTTACTTATTGAATCGGTATCCTCTGGGAGACTGTACAAAAAGATTGATTTGAATGGAGTTGTAGACTGCGTTGAGGACGAAAAATCGCGGTATGATACAGGGTTTGCCGTTATCACCTACGATGAGCGCACGAAGTTTCGTGCTCCTAGTGAACAAGACACAATTGAATGGATCATGAACCTGAAAAGTTGTGTATTGGTAAGAAAAAAGTTGGAGGAACTTAAGAGTTTGTGCGAGGCTTGA
- the ASA1 gene encoding Asa1p (weakly similar to uniprot|Q06822 Saccharomyces cerevisiae YPR085C Protein required for cell viability) — protein sequence MQGHQPAAYTLRKHETEVTCLKVVSWEPYPVLASGDAKGELYLWNLVTRRPFAGYKLETKAQIIYIKWLNNYLIVLSKDHTLRFLQLHNETAVAIRGWAGNQFELQSFKIVYEVPVNTLNFANVVVTHMRESQYRLWCCNTMDSESIDVYEFDVKEQRSLRRLVSGINLYKAIIKAGNWSTGESLDKTGIVMCFLEHNGVVYLGYECGFVLGLQLVERSGENPTIVVSYVSSVHYPEPVLSLCYNEREEVILSSSTNDAIGVHALQAHSVNVSESEIAFFSIEEGIAIKRDLTLINKSIHLPTSKIGHLGCVDGRLIAVDWSGRTLVCEKDETKFCFSKQRSNVLVDESSAGTFDQGKAPRCHIKATSMACIGKQTLRELRGIRRGEKRRTELCANRSWCFTGYEDGSVIMQSFET from the coding sequence ATGCAAGGTCATCAACCAGCAGCGTATACGCTTCGTAAGCATGAAACAGAGGTTACGTGCTTGAAAGTGGTTAGTTGGGAACCTTACCCAGTTCTTGCATCAGGGGACGCAAAGGGCGAATTGTACTTATGGAATCTAGTTACCAGAAGACCATTCGCGGGCTACAAACTTGAAACGAAAGCCCAAATCATCTATATTAAGTGGTTAAACAACTATTTGATTGTTCTCTCAAAGGATCATACGCTCAGGTTTTTACAGTTGCATAACGAGACCGCTGTAGCTATAAGAGGCTGGGCTGGAAACCAATTTGAATTgcagagcttcaaaatagTATACGAAGTTCCCGTGAATACTCTGAACTTCGCCAACGTGGTTGTCACACATATGAGAGAGAGCCAGTATCGCCTCTGGTGCTGCAACACCATGGACTCGGAGTCGATAGATGTCTACGAGTTTGATGTGAAGGAGCAGCGCTCGTTGAGAAGGCTGGTCAGTGGGATCAATCTCTACAAGGCCATCATAAAAGCGGGAAACTGGAGCACCGGCGAATCCTTGGACAAAACGGGGATTGTAATGTGCTTTCTCGAGCATAACGGTGTAGTTTATCTCGGCTATGAGTGTGGTTTTGTCCTCGGCCTTCAGCTAGTTGAACGCAGCGGTGAGAATCCAACTATTGTGGTAAGTTATGTGTCTTCTGTGCACTACCCCGAGCCCGTTCTTTCGTTGTGCTATAATGAGCGCGAAGAAGTTATTTTGAGTTCCTCTACAAATGATGCTATTGGCGTACACGcacttcaagctcactCAGTCAATGTGAGCGAGTCGGAAATAGCTTTTTTCAGTATTGAAGAGGGCATCGCAATTAAAAGAGATCTCACTTTGATCAATAAATCTATTCACTTGCCTACTAGTAAAATTGGGCATCTTGGATGTGTTGATGGTAGGTTAATTGCAGTTGATTGGAGCGGGCGGACCCTGGTCtgtgaaaaagatgaaaCAAAGTTTTGCTTTTCCAAGCAACGCAGTAATGTCTTGGTTGATGAGTCAAGCGCGGGAACATTCGATCAGGGAAAAGCACCCAGGTGTCACATTAAGGCCACCAGCATGGCTTGTATTGGAAAACAGACCCTAAGAGAACTGCGAGGCATACGCAGAGGCGAAAAAAGGCGCACAGAACTATGTGCTAATCGCAGCTGGTGTTTTACGGGATATGAAGATGGAAGCGTTATAAtgcaaagttttgaaacttGA
- a CDS encoding uncharacterized protein (similar to uniprot|Q06821 Saccharomyces cerevisiae YPR084W Hypothetical ORF), which produces MKNLKDEPFKLAVLGGCGTGKSSLVSRLTVDMVHEVHYPTRKQNNWLFTFEPENVLAKTIMDEQPHKRRLLQSGKSDRSFFKSPQITPHILLSPVLFQAFAQEWTEAKALARQPTPKLESRVSTASNRFYTYQDLPENGGSLDQSKTTLTNSDTNILRTQLHADMSASKDLCPVPSGYKPPNIKPVTVDVVDTPGFKPDMVVPFLEVSMFRNLDKDVLKGLANEPRRPVSTTSLLVASGASELNGKINGYIFVYSAVPELNKGALPPGYDSTCQEKPASNPTQDPDSSSLRSVTSSSSATSAIGREVDGGLSLLTTIRNCILDAWSEFRDYQDRWSQGKEGDVYSLMYSFKQMWKNQNARNEKLKQLRSFHTKPNALTWDASSPDSPPPCIIICTHVLDQLASPLLIERGKELAIQWGCTFVGVDTVDDYNVDVALGLILREAAERENIIKMMGKGKSKAR; this is translated from the coding sequence ATGAAGAATCTGAAAGATGAGCCGTTTAAGCTAGCGGTACTTGGTGGTTGCGGGACGGGCAAGTCCTCGCTCGTGTCGAGGTTGACAGTCGACATGGTTCACGAAGTCCACTACCCAACTCGCAAACAGAATAACTGGCTGTTCACTTTTGAACCTGAAAACGTGTTGGCCAAAACCATCATGGATGAACAGCCGCACAAGCGAAGGCTACTACAGAGTGGCAAGTCGGACAGGTCGTTTTTCAAATCGCCGCAAATAACTCCACATATATTGTTGTCGCCTGTGCTATTTCAGGCTTTTGCCCAAGAATGGACCGAAGCCAAGGCATTGGCGCGACAACCCACACCAAAGCTTGAGAGTCGGGTCTCAACGGCAAGCAACAGGTTTTACACGTATCAGGACTTACCCGAGAATGGTGGATCTTTGGACCAGTCCAAAACTACGTTAACCAACTCCGATACAAACATTCTCAGGACCCAGTTACACGCAGACATGTCTGCCTCTAAGGACCTTTGCCCAGTTCCTAGCGGTTACAAGCCTCCCAATATTAAGCCAGTGACTGTTGACGTTGTGGATACACCCGGTTTCAAACCAGATATGGTAGTGCCCTTCCTGGAAGTTTCGATGTTCCGTAACCTCGACAAAGACGTTTTGAAAGGGCTTGCAAACGAACCGCGGAGGCCGGTATCTACTACAAGTCTTTTGGTGGCATCAGGAGCATCAGAACTGAATGGTAAGATTAACGGATACATATTCGTATACAGCGCTGTCCCAGAACTCAACAAGGGAGCGCTACCACCAGGTTATGATAGTACCTGCCAGGAGAAGCCAGCGTCGAATCCAACCCAGGACCCGGATAGCTCTTCGCTCAGATCTGtaacttcatcatcaagtGCAACAAGCGCAATAGGGCGAGAAGTCGACGGCGGGCTGTCACTCCTTACAACTATACGCAACTGTATCCTGGATGCTTGGTCTGAGTTCCGCGATTACCAAGATCGGTGGTCTCAGGGGAAAGAAGGCGACGTGTACTCGTTAATGTACAGTTTCAAGCAAATGTGGAAAAACCAGAACGCTAGGaacgaaaagctgaagcagctACGTAGTTTCCACACAAAGCCAAATGCTTTGACGTGGGACGCATCCTCACCTGACTCTCCGCCACCCTGCATTATAATATGCACACATGTTCTCGATCAGTTGGCGAGCCCTTTGTTAATCGAGCGTGGCAAAGAGTTAGCAATACAATGGGGATGCACTTTTGTGGGTGTTGATACAGTCGACGACTACAACGTTGACGTCGCTCTAGGCCTGATACTGAGAGAAGCCGCAGAAAGGGAaaacatcatcaaaatGATGGGCAAAGGCAAGAGCAAAGCGAGATGA
- the ATG14 gene encoding Atg14p (weakly similar to uniprot|P38270 Saccharomyces cerevisiae YBR128C ATG14 Subunit of an autophagy-specific phosphatidylinositol 3-kinase complex (with Vps34p Vps15p and Vps30p) required for organization of a pre-autophagosomal structure ATG14 transcription is activated by Gln3p during nitrogen starvation) encodes MALKCCTCHRQSKVMYCSHCINTSPRLLLRYKMELYQVTAAREELRAQVDEILRDAMNGDEQPSDVLGKHLAMLRKTHLKRRTNKIRSKLQQLQEVVQVKRERVRTLKAQMNQPNPRVAHSVETDEKIAQFRSSQQKLTMLQRVLESSKALKFQALAHLFLIRQREHPEFPFTISFQPIVNVQNLCHLPQNVVECSLRSMWDFLLLAGRVLLIELPLQKPAKDVLDSLTGIVLNLLVFLQSLELVPQKFCGDRGYLRSLLRNYDVDRLFYYMVMNRDIELLDTGELHSAVNYDVCHAELQAMFQGSSELSVLNKSIDDKWFLVG; translated from the coding sequence ATGGCGTTAAAGTGTTGCACTTGTCATAGACAGAGCAAGGTCATGTATTGCTCACACTGCATAAATACGAGCCCGCGTCTGTTGTTGAGATACAAAATGGAACTTTACCAGGTAACCGCTGCTCGCGAAGAGCTGCGCGCGCAGGTGGACGAAATTTTAAGGGACGCCATGAATGGCGATGAGCAACCTAGCGATGTACTAGGCAAGCATCTAGCAATGCTTAGGAAAACTCATCTTAAGAGGAGGACTAACAAAATTCGCAGTAAACTGCAGCAACTTCAGGAAGTTGTTCAGGTTAAGCGCGAGAGGGTACGAACGTTAAAGGCGCAAATGAATCAGCCTAACCCTCGCGTTGCGCACAGCGTTGAAACTGACGAAAAGATAGCTCAGTTCCGCAGCTCACAGCAGAAACTGACGATGCTTCAACGGGTACTCGAAAGCTCGAAGGCGCTCAAGTTTCAGGCCCTCGCGcatctcttcttgatcCGTCAAAGAGAGCATCCGGAATTCCCCTTCACTATAAGCTTTCAACCGATAGTGAATGTTCAAAACCTCTGTCATCTCCCACAAAACGTTGTAGAATGCTCCCTGCGATCCATGTGGGATTTCCTCCTGCTAGCCGGGCGGGTACTGCTGATAGAGCTCCCGCTCCAAAAGCCCGCAAAAGACGTTCTTGATAGCCTCACGGGCATTGTGCTTAATCTTTTagtatttcttcaaagtttagAGCTGGtccctcaaaagttttgcgGTGATAGGGGCTACCTACGCAGCTTGCTCCGGAACTACGATGTGGATAGGCTGTTCTACTACATGGTGATGAACAGGGACATTGAACTACTCGACACAGGTGAGTTGCATAGCGCAGTGAACTACGACGTTTGCCATGCAGAGCTGCAAGCCATGTTCCAGGGTTCCAGTGAGCTGAGCGTGCTCAACAAATCTATTGATGACAAGTGGTTCCTCGTCGGGTGA
- the VMA2 gene encoding H(+)-transporting V1 sector ATPase subunit B (highly similar to uniprot|P16140 Saccharomyces cerevisiae YBR127C VMA2 Vacuolar H ATPase regulatory subunit), which translates to MLSDKELYELNKKAVSEGFKIKPRLNYNTVGGVNGPLVILEKVKFPRYNEIVNLTLPDGTVRQGQVLEVRGDRAIVQVFEGTSGIDVKKTTVEFTGENLRIPVSEDTLGRIFDGSGRPIDNGPKVFAEDYLDINGSPINPYARIYPEEMISTGVSAIDTMNSIARGQKIPIFSASGLPHNEIAAQICRQAGLVRPTKDVHDGHEENFSIVFAAMGVNLETARFFKQDFEENGSLERTSLFLNLANDPTIERIITPRLALTTAEYLAYQTERHVLTILTDMSSYADALREVSAAREEVPGRRGYPGYMYTDLSTIYERAGRVEGRNGSITQIPILTMPNDDITHPIPDLTGYITEGQISVDRQLYNKGVYPPINVLPSLSRLMKSAIGEGMTRKDHGDVSNQLYAKYAIGRDAAAMKAVVGEEALSIEDKLSLEFLEKFEKTFISQGAYENRTIFESLDQAWSLLRIYPKEMLNRISPKILDEFYDRARDEDDEDEQDADEQDKKPQEESLI; encoded by the coding sequence ATGCTATCAGACAAGGAACTTTACGAgttgaacaagaaggcCGTGAGCGAGGGCTTTAAAATCAAGCCCAGACTCAACTACAACACCGTTGGGGGAGTGAACGGACCTTTGGTTATCCTCGAAAAAGTGAAGTTTCCTCGTTACAACGAAATTGTGAACCTGACGCTTCCAGATGGCACTGTCAGACAAGGCCAAGTTTTGGAAGTCAGAGGCGACCGTGCTATTGTGCAAGTCTTCGAGGGTACCTCTGGTATCGACGTTAAGAAAACAACCGTTGAATTCACCGGTGAGAACTTGAGAATCCCCGTCTCTGAAGACACCTTGGGCCGTATTTTTGATGGTTCTGGTAGACCTATTGACAACGGTCCGAAGGTCTTTGCCGAGGACTACCTGGACATTAACGGGTCGCCAATCAACCCTTACGCGCGTATCTACCCCGAGGAAATGATTTCCACGGGTGTGTCGGCTATTGACACCATGAACTCGATTGCCAGAGGACAGAAGATTCCTATTTTCTCCGCTTCTGGTCTTCCTCACAACGAAATTGCCGCTCAGATTTGCAGACAAGCCGGCCTTGTTAGACCTACTAAAGATGTTCACGATGGTCACGAAGAGAACTTCTCCATTGTGTTTGCTGCTATGGGTGTGAATTTGGAAACTGCtagatttttcaaacaggACTTCGAAGAGAATGGTTCTTTGGAGAGAACTTCTCtattcttgaacttggccaATGACCCTACTATTGAGAGAATCATCACTCCAAGATTGGCTTTGACCACTGCTGAGTACTTGGCGTACCAGACTGAGCGTCACGTTCTGACTATTTTGACCGATATGTCCTCTTACGCTGACGCTTTGAGAGAAGTCTCCGCTGCTAGAGAGGAAGTGCCAGGTAGAAGAGGTTACCCAGGTTACATGTACACTGACTTGTCCACCATCTACGAGAGAGCTGGTAGAGTTGAGGGCCGTAATGGTTCTATCACCCAAATACCTATCTTGACCATGCCTAACGATGACATTACTCACCCAATTCCTGACTTGACTGGTTACATTACTGAGGGTCAAATTTCTGTGGATCGTCAACTGTACAACAAGGGTGTCTACCCACCAATCAACGTTCTACCTTCGCTTTCCAGATTAATGAAGTCTGCTATCGGTGAAGGCATGACCAGAAAGGATCATGGTGATGTTTCCAACCAGCTTTACGCGAAGTACGCCATTGGTAGAGACGCGGCCGCTATGAAGGCTGTTGTTGGTGAGGAAGCCCTTTCTATTGAAGACAAGCTCTCTTTGgagttcttggaaaagttcGAGAAGACCTTTATCAGCCAAGGTGCTTACGAGAACAGAACTATTTTCGAAAGTTTGGACCAGGCTTGGTCTTTGCTAAGAATCTATCCAAAGGAGATGTTGAACAGAATTTCTCCTAAGATCTTGGACGAGTTTTACGATAGAGCCAGagatgaggacgacgaagacgagcaAGATGCTGATGAGCAAGACAAGAAGCCTCAGGAGGAATCTTTGATTTGA
- the MDM36 gene encoding Mdm36p (similar to uniprot|Q06820 Saccharomyces cerevisiae YPR083W MDM36 Mitochondrial Distribution and Morphology): MEYEDPIISHFKGQKEVSAETLAQLIDEQKHEQAAHKTRASPKKVHLQSANLRKCEKALSIFTDVIKLKFLIQKSWDLQALGKSVLVRFDIQTGALSSQEAKLDHAETFYRELALKTITRCGKLSKATEQLSLDLEDIGEHIRSKSDENPAACVENSACLLLEMWFLCGRVMRGLKRNVAALFIKSKLLLIDCELELMNSTAQGGYGNLQETIVSYRSFIKVLLQQLQDAESGNDQTLFEECLQVFLDVESMYGAMNLNWLLLETDQQESDMPSTTESRSAIFEEAAELRDIAQFVDNAVNEEKESGSDEFSSFTTEKLEPTHDRRMSETSSSSRISLMMERTSLTKELPHLLQAFNNAKRLEQELENVRAAKTEELETSMFGSPPPSLSSSMFSPSSSLFLASSPRYGNDMTATTYSTSSSMAFDDEEKSTENAPEKCTPIAHPRLVSSELSSHLIGSDFLRLSSLQQQPSSLRQPRSVQGFGSSVLNNLYGLGNRK, translated from the coding sequence ATGGAGTACGAAGATCCTATTATCTCGCACTTCAAGGGCCAGAAAGAGGTCAGCGCAGAAACGCTGGCCCAGCTCATTGATGAGCAGAAGCACGAGCAGGCCGCGCACAAGACGCGCGCCTCGCCGAAAAAGGTACACCTGCAAAGCGCGAACCTTCGAAAGTGCGAGAAGGCGCTCTCCATCTTTACCGACGTGATAAAACTCAAATTCCTCATCCAGAAGTCGTGGGACCTGCAGGCGTTGGGCAAGAGCGTTCTGGTGCGCTTCGACATTCAGACCGGTGCGCTAAGCAGCCAGGAGGCCAAGCTGGACCACGCGGAGACCTTCTACCGCGAATTGGCGCTAAAGACGATCACTCGGTGCGGCAAGCTGTCCAAAGCCACGGAGCAGCTCTCACTCGACCTAGAAGACATAGGCGAGCATATCCGCTCCAAATCAGACGAGAACCCTGCCGCCTGCGTCGAGAACTCTGCGTGTCTGCTCCTAGAGATGTGGTTTCTCTGTGGCAGGGTCATGCGTGGACTGAAACGGAACGTGGCCGCGCTAttcatcaagtccaagCTGCTTCTCATAGATTGCGAGCTGGAGCTCATGAACTCGACAGCGCAGGGCGGTTACGGTAACCTACAAGAAACTATAGTATCTTACAGATCTTTCATCAAGGTGCTCTTACAACAGCTCCAGGACGCGGAGTCAGGCAACGATCAGACGCTCTTCGAAGAGTGTCTCCAGGTCTTCCTCGACGTTGAATCTATGTACGGCGCCATGAACCTCAActggctgctgctggaaaCAGATCAGCAAGAATCAGACATGCCATCAACGACGGAAAGCAGGTCGGCTATTTTCGAAGAGGCCGCAGAGCTACGAGATATTGCACAGTTTGTTGACAATGCCGTTAACGAGGAAAAGGAAAGCGGCAGTGACGAATTCAGCAGCTTTACTACCGAAAAACTGGAACCAACACACGACAGACGGATGTCGGAGACCTCCAGCTCCTCTAGAATATCCTTGATGATGGAACGAACGTCGTTGACAAAGGAACTGCCTCATCTACTACAGGCGTTCAACAATGCCAAGAGGTTGGAACAAGAGCTAGAGAACGTGCGAGCGGCGAAAACCGAGGAGCTCGAAACATCCATGTTCGGTTCCCCCCCTCCCTCACTTTCTTCCTCCATGTTTTCTCCCTCCTCCAGCCTATTTCTAGCTTCGTCGCCGAGATATGGGAATGATATGACTGCCACAACGTACTCAACCAGTAGCAGCATGGCCTtcgatgatgaagaaaaaagtACTGAGAATGCACCAGAGAAGTGCACACCTATCGCACACCCGCGTCTAGTATCGTCAGAGCTGAGCTCGCATCTGATAGGAAGTGATTTTTTGAGGCTTTCCAGCCTGCAACAGCAACCTTCCTCCCTTCGCCAACCGAGGAGTGTCCAGGGCTTTGGCAGCAGTGTACTCAATAATCTATATGGGCTGGGGAACAGGAAGTAG
- the TPS1 gene encoding alpha,alpha-trehalose-phosphate synthase (UDP-forming) TPS1 (highly similar to uniprot|Q00764 Saccharomyces cerevisiae YBR126C TPS1 Probable regulator of glucose influx into the cell & into glycolytic pathway indirectly regulating glucose-induced signalling (activation & inactivation) & initial step(s) of glucose metabolism. Homologue of E. coli otsA protein 56 kD synthase subunit of trehalose-6-phosphate synthase/phosphatase complex): MAETVVNSLKNALSAKDDKATGIENHPGNVVVVSNRLPVTITKNNSTGKYEYSMSSGGLVTALQGLKKSTTFQWYGWPGLEIPDEEKEQVKKDLLEKFNAIPIFLSDEVADLHYNGFSNSILWPLFHYHPGEINFDENAWLAYNEANMAFAQEIEKNLSDNDIVWVHDYHLMLLPEMLRSGIKQKHLKNIKLGWFLHTPFPSSEIYRILPVRQEILKGVLSCDLVGFHTYDYARHFLSSVQRVLNVNTLPNGVEFEGRFVNVGAFPIGIDVDNFTEGLKQESVIERIKQLKKTFKDVKIIVGVDRLDYIKGVPQKLHAMEVFLKEHPEWIGKVVLVQVAVPSRGDVEEYQYLRSVVNELVGRINGQFGTVEFVPIHFMHKSVPFQELISLYAASDVCLVSSTRDGMNLVCYEYIACQQEKKGSLILSEFTGAAQSLNGALIVNPWNTDELAESIYESLTIPEEKKDANWEKLHKYISKYTSAFWGENFVHELYKIAPNGGSHEAETK; this comes from the coding sequence ATGGCTGAAACTGTAGTGAATAGCCTGAAGAACGCGTTGTCCGCGAAGGACGACAAGGCCACGGGGATTGAAAACCACCCAGGCAATGTGGTGGTGGTGTCAAATCGGCTTCCGGTGACAATCACGAAGAACAACTCAACGGGCAAGTACGAGTACTCGATGTCGTCAGGCGGGCTAGTGACCGCTCTACAGGGGCTGAAGAAATCCACAACGTTCCAGTGGTACGGGTGGCCCGGACTGGAGATTCCGgatgaggagaaggagcagGTGAAGAAGGATctgcttgagaaattcaACGCGATCCCGATCTTCCTGTCTGACGAAGTGGCGGACTTGCACTACAATGGGTTCAGTAATTCGATCCTGTGGCCACTGTTCCACTACCACCCGGGCGAGATCAATTTCGATGAGAACGCGTGGCTCGCATACAACGAGGCTAACATGGCGTTCGCCCAGGAAATTGAGAAGAACCTGTCCGACAATGACATTGTGTGGGTGCACGACTATCAtttgatgctgctgccCGAGATGCTGAGATCGGGTatcaagcagaagcatctgaaaaacatcaaaCTGGGGTGGTTTTTGCACACGCCGTTCCCATCCTCGGAAATCTACAGAATCCTACCCGTGAGACAGGAGATTCTAAAGGGCGTGTTAAGCTGTGACCTGGTCGGGTTCCACACATACGACTACGCGCGACACTTCCTCAGCTCCGTGCAGAGAGTGCTCAACGTCAACACCCTGCCCAACGGAGTCGAGTTCGAGGGCCGCTTTGTAAACGTAGGCGCGTTCCCCATCGGTATCGACGTGGATAACTTCACCGAGGGCCTGAAGCAGGAAAGCGTGATCGAGCGCATCAAACAACTAAAGAAAACTTTCAAGGACGTCAAGATCATTGTCGGCGTCGACAGACTCGACTACATCAAGGGTGTGCCCCAGAAGCTGCACGCCATGGAGGTATTCCTTAAGGAGCACCCCGAGTGGATTGGAAAGGTTGTCCTTGTTCAGGTGGCGGTCCCCAGTCGTGGCGACGTGGAGGAGTACCAGTACCTGAGATCCGTGGTCAACGAGCTGGTCGGAAGAATCAATGGCCAGTTTGGCACGGTCGAGTTCGTGCCCATCCACTTTATGCACAAGAGCGTCCCCTTCCAAGAGCTGATTTCGCTGTACGCGGCCAGTGACGTGTGCTTGGTCTCTTCCACACGTGACGGTATGAACCTGGTCTGCTACGAGTACATTGCCTGTCAGCAGGAGAAAAAGGGCTCTTTGATCTTGAGTGAGTTCACGGGTGCTGCTCAGTCGCTGAACGGTGCGTTGATCGTGAACCCTTGGAATACCGACGAGCTGGCTGAATCCATTTATGAATCGCTTACGATACCcgaagagaagaaggacgCCAACTGGGAAAAGCTTCACAAATACATCTCCAAGTACACTTCTGCTTTCTGGGGTGAAAACTTTGTTCATGAACTATACAAAATAGCGCCCAACGGTGGCTCCCATGAAGCAGAAACCAAATGA